A single Ignavibacteriales bacterium DNA region contains:
- a CDS encoding T9SS type A sorting domain-containing protein, with the protein MFAGKFIFFGIIFFYILSASLYPQMQKVPIDNSISQLFSPALIQSDDGVVHLFWVENNPIAGKKLWHKKQINGVWQSNSNEIIFPDFPPTADSTHTITVIKLPSGRILLGCKAVVHFFIYSDDNGESWSAPAELLNGITALAKRAARSGFFTQSPNGKIFYSHSRSGKLYRSVSSDSGLTWSIPLEVGSPALTGVSSGVVTETPNGELWCVYSYTNQTGIYSISSTNGGSDWTSPLLIAANMLTPRHIKVNKEGGDTISIYFENAVATPHPPLMQNDIFKVTSGTGYPPFSNPHKITNYRGDDFYSFVSFTGNMFCFLSNRDSSGMAIYTGSTYGTIDEPVPPAIYGYYAITDAGSGHDEFRVRVKTENSPLASVQLLISKNNGAVELISLNDQGMFSDSIAGDHIYSHAIGDFATGDFVRWKAIVTGGSGIQTTTPFNNSFFSIGDVKLIDTLQAGLMSIPYNNAGGFTSGKYDNKDFLFTSGFTLSGLAGNSLWANGNSLAIRLFDYLPGTVGGDTADPRSSIFVVRSSDAPFGEAWQKYRYAVQTGAEFYDGNNDGIYEPTDLNGNNQWDQNEDAPLLIGDYTSYTVYNDAVPSLKRLFRDQHPLGIQVAQSVFVKSLSTSGFNETAFIGYTITNKGTHDVLDDVYFSVYSDPDLGDYSDDLIGSDSTRNGGYAYNDGGDTEFGENPPAFMQSFTQLPYTYIPGVTYIDSNSNGLYDEGTDTPLDSVSVNLGPAIGQRTISGARFVPVSSFMQTMQSHPQVGSQTLTAMLRNIQLGNDNWGQPIDVCEWSFGNGPALSDCDNINPHFMYSGNPVSGTGWLNNTYIDQRFLLTAGPFRMEKNKPVSILVSLAIGRSNTALNSIKKVQDVTDFAHQIYNSNFTDYTTSIVENTAIIPAEFSLSQNYPNPFNPETSIRFAIPAAGLVKLNIYNILGQKVRSLTNEVLQAGEHTITLNAAEFSSGIYFYRAEWNGTSITRKMTLLK; encoded by the coding sequence ATGTTCGCTGGCAAATTCATCTTTTTCGGAATAATCTTTTTCTACATTCTCTCAGCATCTCTTTACCCACAGATGCAAAAAGTTCCCATCGACAATTCAATTAGCCAACTCTTCTCACCTGCCTTAATACAAAGCGATGATGGAGTTGTTCATTTATTCTGGGTTGAAAACAACCCAATTGCAGGAAAAAAACTCTGGCACAAAAAGCAGATTAACGGTGTCTGGCAATCCAATAGTAATGAAATTATTTTCCCTGACTTCCCGCCCACTGCTGACTCGACCCATACGATAACCGTTATCAAATTACCCAGCGGACGAATCCTCCTTGGCTGTAAAGCAGTAGTGCACTTTTTTATCTATTCAGATGATAATGGAGAATCCTGGTCAGCTCCGGCTGAACTTTTAAATGGTATAACCGCGCTAGCGAAAAGAGCAGCTCGCAGCGGTTTTTTTACTCAATCACCTAATGGAAAAATATTCTATTCTCATAGCAGATCTGGTAAACTTTACAGGTCGGTCAGCAGCGACAGTGGTTTAACCTGGTCCATTCCCCTGGAAGTAGGGAGCCCCGCACTAACCGGGGTGTCTTCCGGTGTTGTCACTGAAACTCCAAATGGCGAATTGTGGTGCGTGTATTCTTATACCAACCAAACCGGTATATATTCTATATCTTCAACAAACGGGGGCTCTGACTGGACGAGCCCTCTCCTTATAGCTGCTAATATGCTAACACCCAGACATATTAAGGTCAACAAAGAGGGCGGAGACACGATCAGCATCTATTTTGAAAACGCTGTTGCAACCCCACATCCGCCATTAATGCAAAATGACATTTTCAAAGTCACCAGTGGAACCGGATACCCTCCTTTCAGCAATCCCCATAAAATTACTAATTATAGGGGGGACGACTTTTATTCTTTTGTTTCTTTTACTGGTAATATGTTTTGCTTTCTCAGCAATCGTGACTCCTCAGGCATGGCAATTTATACTGGTTCAACATACGGAACTATTGATGAACCGGTACCTCCGGCCATATACGGTTATTATGCAATTACTGATGCGGGTTCCGGGCATGATGAGTTTAGAGTCAGAGTAAAAACTGAAAATTCACCTCTTGCATCTGTCCAGTTATTAATAAGCAAAAATAATGGTGCGGTTGAACTTATTTCTCTTAATGATCAGGGAATGTTCAGCGACTCAATAGCAGGAGATCATATCTACTCACACGCAATTGGTGATTTTGCTACCGGGGATTTCGTTCGTTGGAAAGCTATAGTAACTGGCGGTTCGGGAATACAGACCACAACTCCTTTCAATAACTCGTTTTTCTCAATAGGCGATGTCAAGTTAATCGATACACTACAGGCAGGTCTTATGAGCATTCCTTATAACAATGCGGGTGGATTTACTTCAGGTAAATATGACAATAAGGATTTCCTTTTTACGTCCGGCTTCACCCTGTCAGGTCTTGCCGGTAATTCTCTCTGGGCTAATGGAAATTCTTTGGCCATTCGTCTGTTCGATTACCTCCCCGGCACTGTCGGGGGAGATACGGCAGACCCAAGAAGTTCAATTTTTGTTGTCCGTTCATCAGACGCACCCTTTGGTGAAGCATGGCAAAAGTATCGCTATGCAGTTCAAACAGGTGCTGAGTTTTATGATGGCAACAATGATGGCATATATGAACCAACTGACCTGAATGGTAATAACCAATGGGATCAAAATGAAGATGCTCCATTGTTGATTGGAGACTACACATCATATACGGTTTATAACGATGCAGTGCCAAGTCTAAAACGCTTATTTCGAGATCAGCACCCCCTTGGAATTCAGGTAGCTCAATCGGTTTTTGTTAAATCCCTTTCAACGAGTGGTTTTAATGAAACGGCTTTCATTGGCTATACTATTACTAACAAGGGCACGCATGATGTTCTGGATGATGTTTACTTTTCTGTCTATTCTGACCCTGATCTTGGAGATTACTCAGATGATTTAATCGGGTCTGACTCAACACGTAACGGAGGTTATGCTTACAATGACGGCGGTGATACTGAATTTGGTGAAAATCCGCCTGCGTTCATGCAGAGTTTTACTCAGCTTCCTTATACATATATTCCTGGTGTCACTTATATTGATAGTAACAGCAACGGTCTCTATGATGAGGGTACTGATACTCCGCTGGATTCAGTATCAGTGAATTTAGGCCCTGCTATAGGACAGCGTACTATTTCCGGTGCCCGTTTTGTTCCTGTCTCTTCATTTATGCAAACAATGCAGTCACATCCGCAGGTTGGATCACAAACTTTAACTGCAATGCTTCGTAATATACAACTTGGAAATGATAATTGGGGGCAGCCGATTGATGTTTGCGAGTGGAGCTTTGGGAATGGTCCTGCACTTTCAGACTGCGATAATATTAATCCTCATTTTATGTATAGCGGTAACCCGGTTTCTGGTACGGGGTGGCTCAATAACACTTACATTGATCAGCGTTTTCTGCTCACTGCCGGGCCTTTCAGGATGGAAAAAAACAAACCGGTTTCTATTTTAGTTTCTTTGGCAATAGGACGAAGTAATACTGCTTTAAACTCAATTAAAAAAGTGCAGGATGTCACAGATTTTGCCCATCAGATTTACAACAGCAACTTTACTGATTATACAACTTCCATAGTAGAAAACACCGCGATTATTCCGGCAGAGTTTTCACTATCACAGAATTACCCGAATCCGTTTAATCCGGAAACCTCCATTCGATTTGCAATACCGGCTGCGGGTCTGGTTAAACTGAATATATATAACATCCTCGGTCAGAAAGTAAGATCATTAACAAACGAGGTACTGCAGGCCGGAGAGCACACCATTACCTTAAATGCCGCTGAATTTTCATCGGGCATCTACTTCTATCGCGCAGAGTGGAACGGAACCAGTATTACCAGAAAGATGACATTGCTGAAATAG
- a CDS encoding STAS domain-containing protein: protein MITSIEEISGVHVLKLQIPRATNEHTEKFLSEIMNLIRNDAGVKIVVDFSSVEFADSSFLAAMVTARKQLSGTEGFIKLACLDKNIRSLIKMLRLDGVFQIYSSVNRAVYHFMTNNRSVNNKIIITLPGEMKYIHFISDSARALIQHHYDHPNPQEMEKIIHEIQVLIYELFSNCVKHSRSNIVKFLFELHPFHFYVKTITTGNGFFIKPVDRDTLTQQGDVLIPPPYGPDVVGKNYVVYQDNVNEVVCHAESPYSVSLSRRENPQRDQGNFEVPEHYGLLLITELSSEASWQRNENEDVFAIRKDIMS, encoded by the coding sequence ATGATTACAAGCATAGAAGAAATTTCAGGAGTTCACGTCCTGAAACTGCAAATACCCCGGGCCACTAATGAGCACACGGAAAAATTCTTGAGTGAGATCATGAATCTGATCCGTAATGATGCCGGAGTTAAAATTGTCGTTGATTTCAGCTCCGTTGAATTTGCAGACAGTTCTTTTCTCGCCGCAATGGTTACCGCCCGGAAGCAGCTTTCCGGCACGGAAGGGTTTATTAAACTTGCCTGCCTGGATAAAAATATCCGTTCGCTTATCAAAATGCTCCGTCTGGACGGGGTCTTCCAGATATACAGTTCAGTAAACCGCGCAGTGTATCACTTTATGACCAATAACCGCTCCGTAAACAACAAGATTATCATCACTCTTCCGGGGGAAATGAAGTATATACACTTCATCAGTGATTCAGCCCGCGCGCTTATTCAGCATCATTATGATCACCCCAATCCGCAGGAGATGGAAAAGATCATCCACGAAATACAGGTGCTTATATACGAGCTCTTTTCAAACTGCGTAAAGCACTCACGCAGCAATATTGTAAAATTTCTCTTTGAACTGCATCCCTTCCATTTTTACGTTAAGACCATCACCACGGGCAACGGTTTCTTTATCAAGCCGGTTGACCGTGATACCCTCACCCAGCAGGGGGATGTTCTTATACCGCCTCCCTACGGGCCGGATGTGGTCGGAAAAAACTATGTGGTTTATCAGGATAACGTGAACGAAGTGGTCTGCCATGCTGAGTCCCCCTACAGTGTATCACTTTCGCGCCGCGAAAATCCCCAGCGTGATCAGGGGAATTTTGAAGTGCCGGAGCATTATGGTCTTCTGCTGATTACCGAACTCTCCTCCGAGGCCTCCTGGCAGCGAAACGAAAACGAAGACGTCTTCGCTATCAGAAAAGATATTATGTCCTAA
- a CDS encoding T9SS type A sorting domain-containing protein: MMSKIPVFRGIMLFLFLSVCAFPQITKVPGLEIANLISSSAVITSNDGTVHFFFSDDVAGSVRSIGHKKMVNGVWQTGAEYLQTKEVVALDTVYGITAIKFPGGRIMVGWRTDYHYYAYSDNNGQTWSEPAQIPCGSSTLQKRSSLQGTFTITPGGNALYSYVRSGLIYMIISSDSGGTWSAEFPVGNVSLAGVASAVVAEYPAGTLICALTYSSAANPGMYRIRSTNGGMSWSDPVSYVSGFPFAARPKYHKGGGDTLSLFYETLSATPYPGIYQRDIYKIVSANGGIVFSSPVPVTRYKSDDRYFNLSYNGSHFSFLSNRDSSGKAIYIGPVKGNDEPAPPVLYNYFAYTEGGAAQNEFRVRVKADDSNLKSVQLRANKNGGAFEIMTLNDLGLFSDSIAGDYIYSHTIPGFVPGDLITWQIIVNDSTDLQVSSPVKTAYFAIGDFIRFDTLKAGLMTIPFDNTGSIADAGNTNPRAGWYDGKSFLFSAGFALSGKASGQVWANGEFTASRLEDYQSGIVGSDPADPRNSIFIIRSSDQPFGEAWQRYRFAVPNGAQFYDGDNDGIYNPVDLNSNNQWDANEDAPMIIGDYTAFAVFNDGRPAAQRLFSSQNPLGIQIAQTVFSKSLSTNGFNEVAFVRYTITNKSPYDALDDVYFSVMTDPDLGDYQDDLIGSDPTRDGGYVYNDGSDTQYGANPPAFMQSFVQWPFTYVPGVTYTDVNSNGMYDEGTDTPLDSLIVNYGSVIGRKSYRGAGFAPVRSFMQSISSHPTIGGFDTPEQLRNYQLGLNKYGDPINVCTWNFGNGSSLPDCGSINPQFMYSGSPDLNTGWLNTTPLDQRYMLTAGPFRMEKNKPVTLLVSYVIGRGNTPVASVGKVKEVTDFAYHIYNSNFTDYTTSIEENTAIIPAEFSLSQNYPNPFNPETSIRFAIPAAGLVKLNIYNILGQKVRSLTNEVLQAGEHTITFNAAEFSSGIYFYRAEWNGTSITRKMTLLK, from the coding sequence ATGATGAGCAAAATTCCTGTTTTCAGGGGAATAATGCTGTTCCTCTTCCTCTCAGTATGCGCATTTCCGCAGATCACCAAAGTCCCAGGGCTTGAAATTGCCAATCTCATCTCTTCTTCGGCAGTTATCACAAGCAATGACGGCACAGTACATTTTTTCTTCAGCGATGATGTGGCCGGGAGTGTACGTTCCATTGGCCATAAGAAAATGGTAAACGGCGTCTGGCAGACTGGCGCAGAGTATCTGCAGACCAAAGAAGTGGTCGCGTTAGATACGGTTTACGGCATAACCGCAATAAAATTCCCCGGCGGGCGCATCATGGTGGGATGGCGGACCGACTACCACTATTACGCATATTCCGACAACAACGGCCAGACCTGGTCTGAACCCGCTCAGATCCCCTGCGGCAGCTCCACATTGCAGAAAAGAAGCTCACTGCAAGGCACCTTTACCATTACCCCCGGCGGAAATGCTCTGTACAGTTACGTCCGCAGCGGCCTGATATATATGATTATCAGTTCAGACAGCGGCGGCACCTGGTCGGCTGAGTTCCCCGTGGGCAACGTTTCACTTGCGGGTGTAGCTTCCGCTGTGGTTGCTGAATATCCGGCCGGAACACTTATCTGCGCGCTCACTTATAGCAGTGCCGCTAATCCCGGCATGTACAGAATACGCAGCACTAATGGCGGCATGAGCTGGTCAGATCCTGTATCGTACGTAAGCGGGTTCCCGTTTGCCGCTCGCCCGAAGTATCATAAAGGAGGGGGTGATACCCTCTCCCTGTTTTATGAGACGCTTTCGGCAACTCCCTATCCCGGCATCTATCAGCGCGATATATATAAAATCGTCTCGGCAAACGGAGGTATTGTGTTCAGCAGCCCCGTTCCGGTAACCCGGTACAAAAGTGATGACCGCTATTTTAACCTGTCATACAACGGCAGTCACTTTTCATTCCTGAGCAACCGCGACAGTTCAGGAAAAGCCATCTACATTGGTCCGGTAAAAGGCAATGATGAACCCGCCCCGCCGGTGTTATACAACTACTTTGCCTATACCGAGGGGGGAGCGGCACAAAATGAATTCCGCGTAAGAGTTAAAGCGGACGATTCTAACCTTAAATCAGTTCAGCTCCGCGCAAACAAAAACGGCGGCGCTTTTGAGATAATGACGCTAAATGATCTCGGTCTTTTCAGCGATTCCATCGCAGGTGACTATATATACTCCCATACAATACCCGGCTTTGTTCCGGGTGATCTCATTACCTGGCAGATAATTGTTAACGACAGCACGGACCTTCAGGTTTCCTCACCGGTTAAAACAGCATATTTTGCCATTGGCGATTTTATCCGTTTTGATACCCTCAAAGCGGGTCTTATGACTATTCCTTTTGATAACACCGGCTCCATCGCTGATGCAGGGAACACAAACCCCCGCGCGGGATGGTATGACGGTAAATCATTTCTTTTCAGTGCAGGATTTGCCCTCAGCGGTAAAGCTTCCGGACAGGTTTGGGCGAACGGGGAGTTTACCGCCAGCCGTCTTGAGGATTATCAGTCCGGAATCGTCGGCAGCGATCCGGCCGATCCCCGCAACTCTATCTTTATCATCCGTTCATCTGACCAGCCGTTTGGTGAGGCCTGGCAGCGCTACCGTTTCGCAGTACCCAACGGAGCCCAGTTTTATGACGGCGACAATGACGGTATATATAACCCCGTTGATCTGAACAGCAATAATCAGTGGGATGCTAATGAGGATGCTCCGATGATTATCGGGGACTACACCGCATTCGCAGTATTTAATGACGGTAGACCGGCAGCCCAGCGTCTGTTCAGCAGTCAGAACCCTCTTGGCATTCAGATTGCGCAGACAGTGTTTTCGAAGTCTCTTTCTACAAATGGATTTAATGAGGTTGCATTTGTCAGGTACACGATTACCAACAAATCACCATATGATGCACTTGATGATGTATATTTTTCCGTAATGACTGACCCTGATCTGGGTGACTATCAGGATGACCTGATCGGCTCTGATCCAACCCGTGACGGAGGTTATGTTTACAATGACGGATCAGATACACAATACGGTGCAAATCCTCCTGCATTTATGCAGAGTTTTGTGCAGTGGCCGTTTACCTATGTTCCCGGTGTTACCTATACAGACGTCAACAGCAATGGTATGTATGATGAGGGTACGGATACTCCTCTTGATTCACTTATCGTAAACTACGGTTCGGTTATAGGAAGGAAATCATATCGCGGAGCTGGTTTCGCTCCGGTACGCTCTTTCATGCAGTCAATCAGCTCTCATCCTACAATAGGCGGATTTGATACCCCTGAGCAGCTTCGGAATTATCAGCTCGGCCTGAATAAATACGGCGACCCGATAAATGTCTGTACCTGGAATTTTGGCAACGGGAGTTCCCTGCCTGATTGCGGCAGTATAAATCCCCAATTTATGTACAGCGGAAGTCCGGATCTAAATACCGGCTGGCTTAATACTACTCCGCTTGATCAGCGTTATATGCTTACAGCAGGTCCATTCCGGATGGAAAAGAATAAGCCGGTCACACTGCTTGTTTCCTATGTCATCGGGCGGGGGAATACTCCTGTCGCCTCAGTTGGCAAAGTAAAAGAAGTAACTGATTTCGCTTATCATATATACAACAGCAACTTTACTGATTATACAACTTCCATAGAAGAAAACACCGCAATTATTCCGGCAGAGTTTTCACTATCACAGAATTACCCGAATCCGTTTAATCCGGAGACTTCCATTCGATTTGCAATACCGGCTGCGGGTCTGGTTAAACTGAATATATACAACATCCTCGGACAGAAAGTAAGATCATTAACAAATGAGGTACTGCAGGCCGGAGAACATACCATTACCTTTAATGCCGCTGAATTTTCATCGGGCATCTACTTCTATCGCGCAGAGTGGAACGGAACCAGCATTACCAGAAAGATGACATTGCTGAAATAG
- a CDS encoding S9 family peptidase: MTEAFTTRIWQTVILLLVLFSHSYSQKKETDLTKPPSAKKTAKELTAHGDTRIDHYYWLNNREDPEVISYLDAENAYTARMLQHTEKQQEELFEEMKGRIRQNDKSVPYKLNGFIYYTRYEEGKEYPFYCRRALHEGAPEVIMLDVNALSEGYSYYQIGSVQISPDNSIAAYGVDTLSRRIYSIKFKNLATGEYYKDEIPNTTGSVAWADDNKTVYYTVKDNTLRPYRIYRHRLGDDPANDVLMYEESDATFNSWVYRAASGRFIIIASSSTVSNEYRILPADNPGGEFAVFEPRQRGHEYSIASVGDKFYIITNLDAKNFRLMETTADKTEKKHWKEKVAHRSDVFLEGMTPFNDYLVLEERKNGLIGIRVMNLKENKEHYINFGEETYVAWSSTNPEPQSELFRYGYSSLTTPNSVYDYNMKTGEKILLKQDEVVGDFSAENYHAERIYAKAKDGKSVPISLVYRKGTKKDGTAPLLLYGYGSYGISSDPYFNAARLSLLDRGFIYAIAHIRGGQELGREWYEDGKLLKKINTFTDFIASGEYLVQQKYTSNSKMFAMGGSAGGLLIGAVVNMAPDLFHGVIASVPFVDVVTTMLDASIPLTTGEYDEWGNPEVKEYYEYMLSYSPYDQVEAKKYPHMLVLTGLHDSQVQYWEPAKWVAKLRDMKTDTNLLLLDTDMEAGHSGTSGRFKRFKKTALQYAFLLELAGVK; encoded by the coding sequence ATGACAGAAGCGTTTACTACCCGGATTTGGCAGACAGTTATTCTGCTGCTCGTGTTATTTTCTCATTCCTATTCCCAGAAAAAGGAGACCGACCTGACAAAACCCCCTTCCGCTAAAAAAACAGCCAAAGAGCTGACCGCCCACGGAGATACCCGCATTGACCACTATTACTGGCTGAACAATCGGGAAGATCCGGAGGTTATCAGTTATCTTGACGCGGAAAACGCATATACTGCACGGATGCTGCAGCATACGGAAAAGCAGCAGGAGGAGCTTTTTGAGGAGATGAAGGGGAGAATAAGACAGAACGATAAATCAGTGCCCTACAAACTGAACGGATTTATCTATTACACCCGCTATGAGGAGGGGAAGGAGTACCCGTTTTATTGCCGGAGAGCGCTGCATGAAGGGGCTCCGGAAGTTATCATGCTTGATGTGAATGCCCTTTCAGAGGGGTACAGTTATTATCAGATCGGCTCGGTGCAGATCAGTCCGGATAACAGTATTGCCGCTTATGGCGTGGATACACTCAGCCGCCGTATATACAGCATCAAATTTAAGAATCTGGCAACGGGGGAGTATTACAAGGATGAAATTCCGAATACCACCGGGTCGGTTGCCTGGGCTGATGATAATAAAACCGTCTATTATACGGTAAAGGATAATACCCTGAGGCCGTACCGTATATACCGCCACCGGCTTGGCGATGATCCGGCCAATGATGTGCTGATGTATGAAGAGAGCGATGCTACATTCAACTCCTGGGTTTACCGCGCGGCATCAGGCAGATTTATTATTATCGCCTCAAGCAGCACGGTTTCAAATGAATACCGGATTCTTCCGGCGGATAATCCCGGAGGAGAGTTTGCGGTATTTGAGCCGCGTCAGCGCGGGCACGAGTATTCCATCGCAAGCGTGGGGGATAAGTTCTACATCATTACCAATCTTGACGCAAAGAATTTCCGTCTGATGGAAACAACGGCTGATAAAACGGAAAAGAAGCACTGGAAGGAAAAAGTTGCTCACCGCAGTGATGTTTTTCTTGAGGGCATGACACCGTTTAACGATTATCTGGTGCTTGAAGAAAGAAAGAACGGACTGATTGGTATCCGCGTGATGAATCTGAAGGAAAATAAGGAACACTATATCAATTTTGGCGAGGAAACGTATGTAGCGTGGAGTTCAACCAATCCGGAACCGCAAAGCGAACTTTTCCGCTACGGATACTCATCGCTCACAACGCCAAACTCTGTATATGATTATAATATGAAGACAGGAGAGAAAATTCTCCTGAAGCAGGATGAGGTTGTAGGTGATTTCTCGGCGGAGAATTACCATGCTGAGCGTATATATGCAAAAGCAAAAGACGGGAAATCCGTTCCCATTTCACTTGTTTACCGGAAGGGAACCAAAAAAGACGGCACCGCCCCGCTGCTGCTCTACGGATATGGTTCTTACGGCATCAGCTCCGATCCTTATTTTAACGCGGCACGGTTAAGCCTGCTTGACCGGGGATTTATTTATGCCATAGCACATATCCGCGGCGGACAGGAGCTTGGCAGAGAGTGGTACGAGGATGGCAAACTGCTGAAAAAAATTAACACCTTTACTGATTTTATTGCCTCGGGTGAATACCTGGTACAGCAGAAATATACATCAAACAGCAAAATGTTTGCCATGGGAGGAAGCGCCGGCGGGCTGCTGATTGGCGCAGTGGTGAATATGGCCCCGGATCTTTTTCACGGTGTGATTGCATCCGTTCCGTTTGTGGATGTGGTAACGACCATGCTTGATGCCTCCATTCCCCTTACCACGGGTGAATATGATGAGTGGGGAAATCCGGAAGTGAAGGAGTACTATGAGTATATGCTCTCGTATTCACCGTATGATCAGGTGGAAGCAAAAAAATATCCTCATATGCTGGTACTCACCGGACTGCATGACTCGCAGGTGCAATACTGGGAGCCGGCCAAGTGGGTTGCAAAACTTCGCGACATGAAAACCGATACGAATCTGCTGCTTCTTGATACCGATATGGAAGCAGGCCACTCAGGCACTTCAGGAAGATTCAAGAGATTTAAAAAGACCGCGCTGCAGTATGCTTTTTTGCTTGAACTGGCAGGCGTAAAATAA
- a CDS encoding T9SS type A sorting domain-containing protein, which produces MFLDSLAAAIPADTGTDAYTEPAAEDEVNWKLAVKRVLESDFSSAHTSAGSFGYGIYQFTDTESQKIYYILAKTSGGINYWGYFAFNGSASRQKLIIQAPHSRYDFKTELQSNYVFWKSGARALFVAGIHRCNATGYSSCAGTTTVCQTSGLSEKFRKSDPAHNVNSTFQFTTYIVDSALTNSIFVQLHGFAYTPTDPDLIMSNGVTADPVTDYLSTLKSELLELNDTLDFKILHIDTTWNKLTGTTNVQGRMINGSLNPCGSSASVNSGRFLHIEQVYTNLRDNETSWDVMATAIINTFPEDPLPVELSQFQAAVSGFNANLYWRTETEVNNYGFEIERLQQERNDNGNAADDWRTIAFVPGYGNSNSAREYNFTDKELTAGTYLYRLKQIDTDGAYEYSHSLSVTIRESGFVLYGSYPNPFNASAVISYYLPEEEHLRIEIFDVLGRKQRDLVNAARGAGLHKESWDGTDNSGGLLPSGVYIYRLRTGEISVSGKLLMQK; this is translated from the coding sequence GTGTTTCTGGACAGTCTTGCCGCAGCCATTCCCGCTGATACCGGTACGGATGCATATACCGAACCGGCCGCGGAAGATGAGGTTAACTGGAAACTTGCGGTAAAGCGGGTTCTGGAAAGTGACTTTAGCAGCGCGCATACCAGCGCCGGATCATTCGGTTATGGTATATATCAGTTTACTGATACCGAAAGCCAGAAGATTTATTACATTCTGGCTAAAACCTCAGGGGGTATAAACTACTGGGGGTACTTCGCTTTTAATGGTTCTGCTTCCCGGCAGAAGCTGATTATTCAGGCGCCTCACTCACGCTACGATTTCAAAACCGAGCTCCAGAGCAATTATGTATTCTGGAAATCAGGAGCCAGGGCACTCTTTGTTGCAGGGATTCACCGGTGCAATGCAACGGGGTATTCCTCCTGCGCGGGTACAACCACGGTCTGCCAGACCTCCGGATTATCTGAGAAATTCAGAAAATCAGATCCTGCTCATAACGTAAACAGTACTTTTCAGTTCACCACGTATATAGTTGATTCCGCCCTTACAAACTCCATATTCGTGCAATTACACGGATTTGCTTATACACCGACCGACCCGGATCTGATTATGAGCAACGGAGTAACCGCGGATCCCGTGACGGATTATCTCTCCACGCTTAAATCCGAACTGCTCGAACTGAATGACACGCTTGATTTTAAGATACTCCATATAGATACCACCTGGAATAAACTGACGGGAACAACCAATGTGCAGGGGAGGATGATTAACGGCTCACTGAATCCCTGCGGAAGCTCCGCCTCTGTTAACTCCGGCAGATTTCTGCATATTGAACAGGTATATACGAATCTGCGGGACAATGAAACAAGCTGGGATGTAATGGCAACGGCTATAATTAACACGTTTCCTGAAGACCCGCTGCCGGTTGAGCTTTCACAGTTTCAGGCCGCAGTATCAGGGTTTAACGCGAATCTCTACTGGCGCACGGAAACCGAGGTAAACAATTACGGATTTGAGATTGAACGGCTGCAGCAGGAGAGAAACGATAATGGTAACGCTGCAGATGATTGGCGAACCATAGCTTTTGTACCGGGGTATGGCAATTCGAACTCTGCCAGGGAATACAATTTTACCGATAAAGAACTTACCGCAGGAACATATCTGTACCGTCTGAAGCAGATTGATACCGACGGCGCGTATGAGTATTCCCATTCGCTGAGTGTAACAATCAGGGAATCAGGATTTGTGCTGTATGGCAGTTATCCTAATCCGTTTAATGCATCAGCGGTTATCTCCTACTATCTGCCGGAAGAGGAGCATCTGAGGATTGAGATATTTGATGTGCTGGGGAGAAAACAGCGTGATCTTGTAAATGCTGCAAGGGGGGCAGGACTTCACAAAGAAAGCTGGGACGGCACTGACAACAGCGGAGGCCTTCTGCCGTCAGGAGTGTATATATACCGGCTGAGGACGGGAGAAATCAGTGTCTCGGGAAAATTACTTATGCAGAAATAG
- a CDS encoding GNAT family N-acetyltransferase, which yields MKQENLLFRPSLMSDYDAVHEILRVTWLDTYRDFVPEEDLLWYLEKEYSREKYQQILLDPDSQSCLVLANQIPAGWMRVRFPPDCLNIVSLYILPQFQGNGIGSRFLAMADDIAHKRGYIYLSLGVMSDNHKSKTWYQRQGFRFTAEEPFTIGKTEVMHLIGTKQVTN from the coding sequence GTGAAACAGGAAAATCTGCTGTTCCGTCCCTCGCTGATGTCGGATTATGATGCGGTCCATGAGATACTGCGCGTAACCTGGCTGGATACCTACCGTGATTTCGTCCCGGAAGAGGATCTGCTCTGGTATCTTGAAAAGGAATACAGCAGGGAAAAGTATCAGCAGATTCTGCTCGATCCTGATTCACAGTCCTGTCTAGTTCTGGCTAATCAGATTCCCGCCGGATGGATGCGCGTCAGATTTCCGCCGGACTGCCTTAACATCGTCTCCCTTTATATTCTTCCGCAGTTTCAGGGTAACGGCATCGGAAGCCGCTTTCTTGCCATGGCTGATGATATCGCGCATAAGCGGGGATATATATATCTTTCGCTCGGCGTGATGTCGGATAATCACAAATCCAAAACCTGGTATCAGCGGCAGGGTTTCCGCTTCACCGCCGAAGAACCCTTCACCATAGGAAAAACAGAAGTGATGCACCTGATCGGAACGAAACAAGTAACGAACTAA